A stretch of Bubalus bubalis isolate 160015118507 breed Murrah chromosome 19, NDDB_SH_1, whole genome shotgun sequence DNA encodes these proteins:
- the HSPB3 gene encoding heat shock protein beta-3 has translation MAKIILRHLIETPVRYEQEFEARGLEDCRLDHALYALPGPTTVDLGKARAAQAPPVDAAEMPSQRGESRFQVLLDVVQFLPEDIIIQTFEGWLLIKAQHGTRMDEHGFISRSFTRQYKLPDGIETKDLSAILCHDGILVVEVKDSAGTK, from the coding sequence ATGGCAAAAATCATCCTGAGGCACCTCATCGAGACTCCAGTGCGATACGAGCAGGAATTCGAAGCTCGAGGTCTGGAAGACTGCAGGCTGGATCACGCTTTATATGCACTGCCCGGGCCAACCACGGTGGACCTGGGGAAGGCCAGGGCGGCCCAGGCTCCTCCAGTGGACGCCGCTGAGATGCCGTCCCAGAGAGGCGAATCCCGCTTCCAGGTCCTGCTGGACGTGGTCCAATTCCTCCCCGAAGATATCATCATTCAGACCTTCGAGGGCTGGCTGCTGATAAAAGCTCAACATGGAACCAGAATGGATGAGCACGGCTTTATCTCCAGAAGCTTCACCCGACAGTATAAACTGCCCGACGGCATTGAAACCAAAGATTTGTCGGCGATCCTCTGTCACGATGGAAttctggtggtggaagtaaaggATTCGGCTGGGACCAAGTGA